One window of the Salvia splendens isolate huo1 chromosome 1, SspV2, whole genome shotgun sequence genome contains the following:
- the LOC121746415 gene encoding uncharacterized protein LOC121746415, protein MSDFQLIIGRTEPLCSLPAITDPVWSPAVDSTSVDPIRVMFEHMLAGMARLETRMDEYDRRLPACHTPRPEPKPLDDRPRSHPLDAAAFAQPLSAVSITVPQQSSSGACTSRPDGFHPNPNYASDDPQPRFGNQLSSWDLPPSSRPQPTSWDLPPASRQQHTSQWGQPPSSHNPTALEPWGNRFPDLRVPTGHPSWEPAGHRHQASLPAVEYHSWVHQQSPLLPVLDQPSPPFTAVSVATAPFMDINEGFRPNPRGASGSRRTGPAERLIQQELQSTWDLPPASRPHSAWDNWGSRLSEPHIYSGGSSWDPPGQRQPARMDEYDRRPSSSRLPNLPEPDPPYTLANHRPMDVNVPHIPPFSAISYATPSYIDPYSQPQYYTDPYTDPYYENNIGVSPAVVHNVVVHVPKEPALIQVQENIVSERSTSSAEEVVSGELYNLPENGDLPAIQDENVHVSKNVVEARDEVEPVIENPTIIDEAPKKSYAPIAMHLKVTTATLSRFPASVFVPFLEGKKVFVPFIDMSSTARIEPHSVNVYGNIEGSRSIIRWAFDPGGVISPKLLFRTLFVVSWFPP, encoded by the coding sequence ATGTCGGATTTTCAATTGATCATAGGTCGCACGGAGCCCTTGTGTTCCCTCCCGGCGATTACTGATCCGGTGTGGTCGCCGGCTGTGGATTCGACCTCTGTCGACCCGATCAGAGTCATGTTCGAGCATATGTTGGCGGGTATGGCGCGCTTGGAGACTCGCATGGACGAGTATGATCGCCGACTGCCCGCGTGTCACACGCCTAGACCGGAGCCGAAGCCGCTGGACGATCGCCCACGATCGCACCCTCTGGACGCAGCCGCGTTCGCTCAGCCGCTCTCCGCGGTGTCCATCACCGTACCGCAGCAGTCGTCGAGCGGAGCATGTACGAGCCGCCCTGACGGGTTTCATCCAAACCCTAATTATGCATCAGACGATCCTCAGCCTAGGTTCGGAAATCAGCTATCATCGTGGGACCTCCCACCCTCCTCGCGACCTCAGCCCACATCCTGGGATCTGCCGCCTGCCTCGCGTCAGCAACACACTTCACAATGGGGCCAGCCCCCCTCGTCACATAACCCCACGGCGTTGGAACCATGGGGCAACCGATTCCCCGACCTTCGTGTTCCCACCGGACATCCGTCATGGGAGCCCGCGGGTCATCGACATCAGGCTTCTCTTCCGGCCGTGGAATACCATTCATGGGTCCACCAGCAGTCGCCACTGCTGCCCGTGCTCGACCAACCGTCACCACCGTTCACTGCGGTATCCGTCGCAACTGCCCCATTCATGGACATCAACGAAGGGTTTCGGCCAAATCCTCGCGGTGCGTCGGGGTCGCGTCGCACTGGACCAGCCGAGCGCCTGATCCAACAGGAGCTTCAATCGACGTGGGATCTTCCCCCAGCGTCGCGTCCACACTCGGCATGGGATAATTGGGGGAGTCGTTTAAGCGAGCCCCACATTTACAGCGGCGGGTCGTCGTGGGATCCCCCGGGGCAGCGGCAGCCGGCGCGCATGGATGAATACGATCGGCGTCCATCGTCGTCGCGACTGCCGAATCTGCCGGAGCCTGACCCTCCCTATACTCTCGCGAACCACCGACCGATGGATGTCAACGTGCCTCACATCCCTCCGTTCTCGGCGATTAGCTATGCTACGCCGTCCTACATTGATCCCTATAGTCAACCGCAGTACTACACCGATCCCTACACTGATCCCTATTATGAGAATAATATTGGTGTTAGCCCAGCGGTGGTCCATAATGTTGTAGTTCATGTTCCTAAAGAGCCCGCTCTCATCCAAGTTCAGGAGAATATTGTTTCGGAGCGGAGCACGTCATCTGCAGAAGAAGTTGTTTCTGGAGAACTGTACAACCTCCCAGAGAATGGGGACTTGCCAGCAATTCAAGACGAAAATGTTCATGTGTCGAAGAATGTCGTTGAGGCTCGGGATGAGGTAGAGCCGGTGATTGAAAACCCCACCATAATTGACGAAGCACCAAAGAAGTCGTATGCTCCTATTGCAATGCATCTCAAGGTAACGACTGCAACTTTATCGAGGTTTCCAGCTTCGGTTTTTGTGCCATTCCTCGAAGGGAAGAAGGTTTTTGTGCCATTCATCGATATGTCATCCACGGCACGCATCGAGCCTCACTCGGTGAATGTTTATGGGAATATTGAAGGAAGTCGTTCAATTATTCGGTGGGCATTTGATCCAGGGGGAGTTATCTCGCCAAAGCTGTTGTTTCGGACTCTCTTCGTTgtgtcgtggttcccaccttga
- the LOC121746429 gene encoding transcription factor SRM1-like isoform X1: protein MDLKLVFSIKFDVFKTYRSSFSVLSQAFPVVSKMDSDRTSDNCFWTMRVDDAASKDARTSLDWTREEDKAFVIALTTHYNDADMWGKIALAVPGKTVQDLKLHYEALSVMAVESGKMPLFIYMTKGDVLEEKKLESEQVQREAHWTEEEHSKGAAGQDIDLFVDGQYDIGATTDILDDVDLSMFPHFLD from the exons ATGGATTTGAAGCTAGTTTTCTCAATAAAATTTGATGTGTTCAAAACTTACAGGTCATCATTCTCTGTTCTCAGTCAAGCTTTCCCAGTTGTCTCGAAAATGGATTCAGATCGGACATCTGACAACTGCTTCTGGACGATGAGGGTGGATGATGCTGCATCAAAGGATGCCCGCACATCTTTGGATTGGACAAGGGAGGAGGACAAGGCATTCGTGATTGCTCTCACAACCCACTATAATGATGCTGATATGTGGGGTAAGATCGCATTGGCAGTTCCTGGGAAAACAGTTCAAGATCTAAAACTTCACTATGAAGCCTTAAGTGTGATGGCTGTTGAGTCTGGTAAGATGCCTCTGTTCATTTATATGACCAAAGGCGATGTTCTGGAAGAGAAGAAGCTGGAGTCAGAGCAAGTGCAACGAGAGGCTCATTGGACAGAAGAGGAGCACAG CAAAGGTGCAGCAGGGCAAGATATTGACCTATTTGTTGATGGTCAATATGATATCGGTGCTACCACCGATATTTTGGATGATGTGGATCTCTCCATGTTCCCTCATTTTCTGGATTAA
- the LOC121746429 gene encoding transcription factor SRM1-like isoform X2, with protein sequence MATSIAYRSSFSVLSQAFPVVSKMDSDRTSDNCFWTMRVDDAASKDARTSLDWTREEDKAFVIALTTHYNDADMWGKIALAVPGKTVQDLKLHYEALSVMAVESGKMPLFIYMTKGDVLEEKKLESEQVQREAHWTEEEHSKGAAGQDIDLFVDGQYDIGATTDILDDVDLSMFPHFLD encoded by the exons GTCATCATTCTCTGTTCTCAGTCAAGCTTTCCCAGTTGTCTCGAAAATGGATTCAGATCGGACATCTGACAACTGCTTCTGGACGATGAGGGTGGATGATGCTGCATCAAAGGATGCCCGCACATCTTTGGATTGGACAAGGGAGGAGGACAAGGCATTCGTGATTGCTCTCACAACCCACTATAATGATGCTGATATGTGGGGTAAGATCGCATTGGCAGTTCCTGGGAAAACAGTTCAAGATCTAAAACTTCACTATGAAGCCTTAAGTGTGATGGCTGTTGAGTCTGGTAAGATGCCTCTGTTCATTTATATGACCAAAGGCGATGTTCTGGAAGAGAAGAAGCTGGAGTCAGAGCAAGTGCAACGAGAGGCTCATTGGACAGAAGAGGAGCACAG CAAAGGTGCAGCAGGGCAAGATATTGACCTATTTGTTGATGGTCAATATGATATCGGTGCTACCACCGATATTTTGGATGATGTGGATCTCTCCATGTTCCCTCATTTTCTGGATTAA
- the LOC121746429 gene encoding transcription factor SRM1-like isoform X5 — translation MDSDRTSDNCFWTMRVDDAASKDARTSLDWTREEDKAFVIALTTHYNDADMWGKIALAVPGKTVQDLKLHYEALSVMAVESGKMPLFIYMTKGDVLEEKKLESEQVQREAHWTEEEHSKGAAGQDIDLFVDGQYDIGATTDILDDVDLSMFPHFLD, via the exons ATGGATTCAGATCGGACATCTGACAACTGCTTCTGGACGATGAGGGTGGATGATGCTGCATCAAAGGATGCCCGCACATCTTTGGATTGGACAAGGGAGGAGGACAAGGCATTCGTGATTGCTCTCACAACCCACTATAATGATGCTGATATGTGGGGTAAGATCGCATTGGCAGTTCCTGGGAAAACAGTTCAAGATCTAAAACTTCACTATGAAGCCTTAAGTGTGATGGCTGTTGAGTCTGGTAAGATGCCTCTGTTCATTTATATGACCAAAGGCGATGTTCTGGAAGAGAAGAAGCTGGAGTCAGAGCAAGTGCAACGAGAGGCTCATTGGACAGAAGAGGAGCACAG CAAAGGTGCAGCAGGGCAAGATATTGACCTATTTGTTGATGGTCAATATGATATCGGTGCTACCACCGATATTTTGGATGATGTGGATCTCTCCATGTTCCCTCATTTTCTGGATTAA
- the LOC121746429 gene encoding transcription factor SRM1-like isoform X3 has protein sequence MDLKLVFSIKFDVFKTYRSSFSVLSQAFPVVSKMDSDRTSDNCFWTMRVDDAASKDARTSLDWTREEDKAFVIALTTHYNDADMWGKIALAVPGKTVQDLKLHYEALSVMAVESGKMPLFIYMTKGDVLEEKKLESEQVQREAHWTEEEHRCSRARY, from the exons ATGGATTTGAAGCTAGTTTTCTCAATAAAATTTGATGTGTTCAAAACTTACAGGTCATCATTCTCTGTTCTCAGTCAAGCTTTCCCAGTTGTCTCGAAAATGGATTCAGATCGGACATCTGACAACTGCTTCTGGACGATGAGGGTGGATGATGCTGCATCAAAGGATGCCCGCACATCTTTGGATTGGACAAGGGAGGAGGACAAGGCATTCGTGATTGCTCTCACAACCCACTATAATGATGCTGATATGTGGGGTAAGATCGCATTGGCAGTTCCTGGGAAAACAGTTCAAGATCTAAAACTTCACTATGAAGCCTTAAGTGTGATGGCTGTTGAGTCTGGTAAGATGCCTCTGTTCATTTATATGACCAAAGGCGATGTTCTGGAAGAGAAGAAGCTGGAGTCAGAGCAAGTGCAACGAGAGGCTCATTGGACAGAAGAGGAGCACAG GTGCAGCAGGGCAAGATATTGA
- the LOC121746429 gene encoding transcription factor SRM1-like isoform X4, whose amino-acid sequence MDLKLVFSIKFDVFKTYRSSFSVLSQAFPVVSKMDSDRTSDNCFWTMRVDDAASKDARTSLDWTREEDKAFVIALTTHYNDADMWGKIALAVPGKTVQDLKLHYEALSVMAVESGKMPLFIYMTKGDVLEEKKLESEQVQREAHWTEEEHRFTLMN is encoded by the exons ATGGATTTGAAGCTAGTTTTCTCAATAAAATTTGATGTGTTCAAAACTTACAGGTCATCATTCTCTGTTCTCAGTCAAGCTTTCCCAGTTGTCTCGAAAATGGATTCAGATCGGACATCTGACAACTGCTTCTGGACGATGAGGGTGGATGATGCTGCATCAAAGGATGCCCGCACATCTTTGGATTGGACAAGGGAGGAGGACAAGGCATTCGTGATTGCTCTCACAACCCACTATAATGATGCTGATATGTGGGGTAAGATCGCATTGGCAGTTCCTGGGAAAACAGTTCAAGATCTAAAACTTCACTATGAAGCCTTAAGTGTGATGGCTGTTGAGTCTGGTAAGATGCCTCTGTTCATTTATATGACCAAAGGCGATGTTCTGGAAGAGAAGAAGCTGGAGTCAGAGCAAGTGCAACGAGAGGCTCATTGGACAGAAGAGGAGCACAG GTTCACACTAATGAACTAA